One stretch of Xiphophorus maculatus strain JP 163 A chromosome 19, X_maculatus-5.0-male, whole genome shotgun sequence DNA includes these proteins:
- the LOC102230714 gene encoding transmembrane protein 229b-like → MVTLETSRDPVPLTALSRWYLYAIHGYFCEVMFTAAWEFVVNCNWKFPGVTSVWALFIYGTCILIVERMYLKLRGRCPVLLRCIIYTLWTYLWEFGTGLLLRQFNACPWDYTEFRYNFMGLITAEYAVPWFCASFIVERFVIRKTLRLRFDEGPEDGWSNHRHDAGGGGGAGETLEGNRQREQRRGSDFNSNGYLKVD, encoded by the coding sequence ATGGTAACCTTAGAAACGTCAAGGGACCCTGTTCCTCTCACGGCTCTCTCCCGCTGGTACCTCTACGCCATCCATGGCTACTTCTGTGAAGTGATGTTCACTGCTGCCTGGGAGTTTGTGGTCAACTGCAACTGGAAATTCCCCGGTGTGACCAGCGTGTGGGCCCTCTTCATCTACGGCACCTGCATCCTCATTGTAGAGCGGATGTACTTGAAGTTGCGCGGCCGCTGCCCCGTGCTGCTGCGCTGCATCATCTACACTCTGTGGACCTACCTGTGGGAGTTCGGGACGGGGCTGCTGCTTCGGCAGTTCAATGCCTGTCCCTGGGACTACACCGAGTTCCGCTACAACTTCATGGGGTTGATCACGGCCGAGTACGCCGTGCCGTGGTTCTGCGCCTCCTTCATCGTGGAGCGCTTTGTTATCCGCAAAACCCTGCGGCTGCGCTTCGATGAAGGGCCCGAGGATGGCTGGTCAAACCATCGGCATgatgctggaggaggaggaggtgctGGAGAAACTTTGGAAGGCAACAGACAACGAGAACAAAGGCGGGGGAGTGACTTTAATTCAAATGGCTACCTTAAAGTTGATTGA